The Dioscorea cayenensis subsp. rotundata cultivar TDr96_F1 chromosome 19, TDr96_F1_v2_PseudoChromosome.rev07_lg8_w22 25.fasta, whole genome shotgun sequence genome includes a window with the following:
- the LOC120283965 gene encoding protein TIFY 4B-like — protein MNACESTARSVLDKPLCELTEEDIAQLTREDCRRYLREKGMRRPSWNKSQAIQQVISLKALLEPQPTDAAADPGPPIRPKPPPPVVTPQKEPIIESPSPYRRRDPIQPALTPTDTPPRPQLAGREEITPEPGFHSSRVAPHVPPGQMTIFYAGKVCVFDGVPPDKARVIMQLAASREEDYEPNQPGLPVQSNRIVPYRLPLRSGPPPAPPPPQLSCNAGRLASLVDDRERVTAREIELPECPSSRRASLQRYLEKRKDRCKGKRVPGGLCPSMDLMYLSQRLKTHVPNEHSGRSDMGSPNQPRPPSTPGRCSSIETQSQKLHISFDLNDDGSGN, from the exons ATGAACGCCTGTGAGTCCACGGCCCGCTCCGTCCTCGACAAGCCTCTCTGCGAGCTCACGGAGGAGGACATCGCTCAACTCACCCGCGAAGACTGCCGCCGCTACTTGAGAGAAAAAG GAATGCGCCGTCCCTCATGGAACAAGTCTCAGGCGATCCAGCAGGTCATCTCCCTCAAAGCCCTCCTCGAACCCCAGCCCACCGACGCCGCCGCTGACCCGGGCCCGCCGATTCGTCCCAAACCTCCTCCTCCG GTCGTGACACCTCAAAAGGAGCCGATCATCGAATCCCCGTCGCCGTACCGTCGGAGAGACCCGATCCAACCGGCGCTCACCCCAACCGACACCCCACCAAGGCCCCAGCTTGCCGGAAGAGAGGAGATCACGCCGGAGCCCGGCTTCCACTCCTCCAG GGTTGCGCCGCACGTGCCGCCGGGACAGATGACCATCTTTTACGCCGGCAAAGTCTGCGTCTTCGACGGCGTCCCGCCCGATAAG GCTCGTGTCATCATGCAGCTGGCGGCGAGCCGGGAAGAAGACTACGAACCGAACCAACCCGGTCTTCCGGTTCAATCGAACCGGATAGTCCCGTATCGATTACCGCTTCGATCCGGCCCACCTCCCgccccaccaccaccacagtTGTCATGTAATGCCG GGAGGTTGGCCTCGCTAGTGGATGACAGAGAGCGGGTGACCGCGCGGGAAATCGAGTTACCGG AGTGCCCTTCAAGCAGAAGAGCTTCTTTGCAACGATAtcttgaaaaaagaaaagatag GTGCAAGGGTAAAAGGGTTCCTGGAGGGCTCTGTCCTAGTATGGACTTGATGTACTTGAGTCAAAGGCTCAAGACGCACGTCCCAAATGAGCACTCTGGTCGAAGTGATATGGGCTCCCCTAACCAACCAAGACCACCTAGCACACCTGGTCGGTGCAGCTCAATCGAAACCCAAAGTCAAAAACTCCACATATCATTTGATCTCAATGACGATG GTAGTGGCAATTGA